A window from Pseudomonas sp. Tri1 encodes these proteins:
- a CDS encoding A24 family peptidase, producing the protein MPLTDFFVLYPLAFVLTALLLGLIVGSFLNVLVWRLPKMLTREWRLQAHDLLGLPAEAPGPVYNLMLPHSQCPHCGHRIRAWENIPLLSYLILRGRCSNCAAPIGRRYPLTELACGALSAFVAWHFGFGWQAVMVMVLSWGLLGMSLIDAEHQLLPDTLVLPLLWLGLIVNSFGLFVSLNQAMWGAVAGYLALWSVFWVFKLITGKEGMGYGDFKLLAMLGAWGGWQILPLTLLLSSLVGAVVGVIVLRLRDAPGSTQIPFGPYLAIAGWIALLWGGQITDFYWRSVGF; encoded by the coding sequence ATGCCCCTGACTGACTTCTTCGTGCTGTATCCCCTGGCCTTCGTGCTCACTGCGTTATTGCTTGGATTGATCGTCGGCAGTTTCCTCAATGTCCTGGTGTGGCGCCTGCCAAAGATGCTCACCCGCGAATGGCGCCTGCAAGCCCACGACCTGCTGGGCCTGCCGGCCGAAGCCCCCGGCCCGGTCTACAACCTGATGCTGCCCCATTCCCAGTGCCCCCACTGCGGCCATCGCATCCGCGCCTGGGAAAACATCCCGTTGCTGAGCTACCTGATATTGCGCGGTCGCTGTTCCAACTGCGCCGCCCCCATTGGCAGGCGCTACCCGCTGACCGAACTGGCCTGCGGCGCCTTGTCAGCGTTCGTCGCCTGGCACTTCGGCTTTGGCTGGCAGGCCGTGATGGTGATGGTATTGAGCTGGGGCCTGCTGGGCATGAGCCTGATCGATGCCGAACATCAATTACTGCCCGATACCCTGGTGCTGCCGTTGTTGTGGCTGGGTTTGATCGTCAACAGCTTCGGGCTGTTCGTTTCCTTGAATCAGGCGATGTGGGGCGCGGTAGCCGGCTATCTGGCGCTGTGGTCGGTGTTCTGGGTATTCAAATTGATCACCGGCAAGGAAGGCATGGGCTACGGGGATTTCAAGCTGCTGGCGATGCTGGGGGCCTGGGGTGGCTGGCAGATCCTGCCACTGACCTTGCTGCTGTCGTCGCTGGTGGGGGCCGTTGTCGGGGTTATTGTGCTGCGCCTGCGTGACGCTCCGGGATCGACGCAGATCCCCTTCGGACCCTATCTGGCAATTGCTGGCTGGATTGCCTTGCTCTGGGGTGGTCAAATAACCGACTTCTATTGGCGGTCTGTCGGTTTCTAA
- the coaE gene encoding dephospho-CoA kinase (Dephospho-CoA kinase (CoaE) performs the final step in coenzyme A biosynthesis.) — translation MNSSVKKPWILGLTGGIGSGKSAAAQHFIDLGVHVIDADHAARWVVEPGRPALAEIAEHFGPGVLQADGTLDRAALRKLIFENAEERRWLEALLHPLIAEEIAHHLAQAQSPYAILVSPLLIESGQYAMTQRILVIDVPEQLQIERTLQRDQISEQQVQAILKAQSSRQDRLSHADDVVVNDRDLAWLHSEVERLHHFYLTLRGGQS, via the coding sequence ATGAATAGCTCCGTGAAAAAACCCTGGATTCTCGGCCTGACCGGTGGCATCGGCAGCGGCAAGAGCGCGGCGGCCCAGCACTTCATCGACCTGGGCGTGCATGTCATCGACGCCGATCACGCGGCGCGCTGGGTGGTCGAACCAGGGCGCCCGGCGCTGGCTGAGATAGCGGAACACTTCGGCCCTGGCGTATTGCAGGCCGACGGCACGCTGGACCGGGCGGCCCTGCGCAAACTGATTTTCGAAAATGCCGAGGAGCGCCGTTGGCTCGAGGCGCTCTTGCATCCATTGATCGCCGAAGAGATCGCCCATCATCTGGCCCAGGCACAATCGCCCTACGCGATTCTGGTATCGCCGCTGTTGATCGAGTCGGGGCAGTACGCCATGACGCAACGGATCCTGGTGATCGATGTGCCGGAACAACTACAGATCGAACGCACCTTGCAGCGCGACCAGATCAGCGAACAACAGGTCCAGGCGATCCTCAAGGCCCAGTCCAGCCGCCAGGATCGCCTGAGCCATGCCGACGACGTGGTGGTCAACGACCGCGACCTCGCCTGGCTACACAGCGAGGTCGAGCGCCTGCATCACTTTTACCTTACTTTGCGTGGAGGCCAGTCATGA
- the yacG gene encoding DNA gyrase inhibitor YacG → MSQTPTVDCPTCGAPVEWSPESKFRPFCSDRCKLIDLGAWASEEHKIPVSPDAEDELFSEDFEPRSHH, encoded by the coding sequence ATGAGCCAAACCCCAACCGTTGATTGCCCAACCTGCGGCGCCCCTGTGGAATGGAGCCCGGAAAGCAAATTCCGGCCATTCTGCTCCGATCGCTGCAAACTGATCGACCTGGGCGCCTGGGCGTCGGAAGAACACAAGATCCCGGTCAGCCCCGATGCCGAGGATGAGCTGTTCAGTGAAGATTTCGAGCCTCGCTCACATCATTAG
- a CDS encoding energy-coupling factor ABC transporter permease: MIGAELLSPQTLACGWLIYVPVLVWAVSRAPWVELFTDSRRQHLLFGTVLALFLLWLVRRDFDTGVSYHFIGMTAVTLLLDWPLAILGGLFAQLALVLLGRQDMAAVGVNGVLLILLPVLVTECCAILVERAQPRNLFVYIFCSGFLAAALSALLCLLLGLGLLWYDGVFAMPYWLEDFVGYLWLIIFPEAFINGMVVSALVVFSPEWLETFNRTRYLSAPWKDDDKP, encoded by the coding sequence ATGATCGGTGCCGAACTGCTCTCACCGCAGACCCTGGCATGCGGCTGGCTGATTTATGTGCCGGTGTTGGTCTGGGCGGTGTCGAGGGCGCCGTGGGTCGAGTTGTTCACCGACAGTCGTCGCCAGCACTTGCTGTTTGGCACGGTGTTGGCGCTATTCCTGTTGTGGCTGGTACGGCGGGATTTCGACACGGGCGTTTCGTATCACTTTATCGGCATGACCGCCGTGACCCTGCTGCTGGATTGGCCGTTGGCGATCCTCGGCGGCCTTTTCGCCCAGCTTGCGCTGGTGCTGCTGGGCCGCCAGGACATGGCAGCGGTGGGCGTCAACGGCGTGTTGCTGATTCTGTTGCCGGTGCTGGTCACCGAGTGCTGCGCGATCCTGGTGGAGCGCGCGCAACCGCGCAATCTGTTTGTGTATATCTTCTGCTCGGGGTTTCTCGCCGCCGCGCTTTCGGCGTTGTTGTGCCTGCTGCTGGGGCTCGGTCTGTTGTGGTACGACGGCGTGTTCGCCATGCCTTACTGGCTGGAGGACTTCGTCGGCTACCTCTGGCTGATCATTTTCCCCGAGGCCTTCATCAACGGCATGGTGGTCAGTGCGCTGGTGGTGTTCAGCCCAGAATGGCTGGAGACGTTCAACCGCACGCGCTATCTGTCGGCCCCCTGGAAGGATGACGACAAGCCTTGA